In Dolichospermum flos-aquae CCAP 1403/13F, the following proteins share a genomic window:
- a CDS encoding helix-turn-helix domain-containing protein encodes MKWFRKKDEQPIKPSIKEHQAEKLGQLGSQLASLRQEKGLNLDELVGLTRIPRRLLQAIEEGNLNDLPEPIYIQGLIRQFAEALGVRGAEFASHFPIGSQSVGVKSHWKAQAVPQLRPIHLYLLYIGLIFCSVNGLSQLLNNATLQANNRQIQPNTAAQSKGQETASNTLLSKKEHQSVQIGVTLKTSSWISVVTDGKTAFEGVLPQGSSRTWNATDQLTVKTDNAGGVLMSVNQQEAKEMGEIGKSKEIKIAAKPNS; translated from the coding sequence ATGAAATGGTTCAGAAAGAAGGATGAACAGCCAATCAAACCTTCTATCAAGGAACATCAAGCCGAAAAGTTAGGACAACTTGGCTCACAACTAGCTTCACTACGGCAAGAAAAAGGTTTAAATCTGGATGAGTTAGTCGGATTAACTAGAATTCCTCGACGACTTTTGCAAGCAATTGAAGAAGGTAATTTAAACGACTTACCAGAACCAATTTATATTCAAGGCTTAATTAGACAGTTTGCAGAAGCTTTAGGAGTTCGGGGAGCAGAATTTGCCAGTCATTTCCCCATTGGTTCTCAATCAGTGGGTGTTAAATCCCATTGGAAAGCACAAGCTGTTCCTCAATTACGTCCTATTCATCTTTACCTGCTTTATATCGGGTTAATTTTCTGTTCTGTGAACGGTTTATCCCAGTTGTTGAATAATGCCACCTTGCAGGCAAATAACCGCCAAATTCAACCAAATACAGCAGCGCAGTCAAAAGGGCAAGAAACAGCTAGTAATACATTACTCAGCAAGAAAGAGCATCAATCCGTACAAATTGGTGTGACTTTAAAAACCTCATCTTGGATTAGTGTGGTTACAGATGGTAAAACCGCCTTTGAGGGAGTTTTACCACAAGGTTCTAGTCGCACTTGGAACGCCACTGACCAACTGACAGTAAAAACTGATAATGCTGGTGGTGTGTTAATGAGCGTGAATCAGCAGGAAGCAAAGGAAATGGGAGAAATCGGGAAATCCAAAGAAATCAAGATTGCTGCTAAACCAAACTCATAG
- a CDS encoding pseudouridine synthase, with the protein MEERLQKILAQWGIASRREAEEMMRQSRVCVNGVVAHLGQKVDPSQDKISIDGQPVLAEQRPSKMYLLLHKPAGIVSTCHDPQGRPTVLDLLPSELRTGWGIHPVGRLDVDSTGALILTNDGELTYGLTHPSHSITKTYRVVVQGRPPATVLKKWSQGIVLEGRITRPAQVRLIETYIDQSWLEIVLQEGRNRQIRRIAEQLGYPVIKLHRTAIGLIQLKTSTTAFLPSGKYRHLSEDEMSFLNKQIIRTPIQTKPS; encoded by the coding sequence ATGGAGGAACGGTTACAAAAAATTCTAGCTCAATGGGGTATCGCCTCACGACGTGAAGCCGAAGAAATGATGAGGCAATCACGAGTATGTGTTAACGGGGTAGTAGCACATTTAGGTCAAAAAGTCGATCCCTCTCAAGACAAAATCTCTATTGATGGTCAACCTGTGCTGGCAGAACAGCGACCATCCAAAATGTATTTATTACTGCATAAACCAGCCGGAATTGTCTCTACTTGCCATGATCCTCAAGGAAGACCAACCGTTTTGGATCTGCTACCGTCAGAGTTAAGAACCGGATGGGGTATTCACCCGGTAGGCCGTTTGGATGTAGACTCCACAGGAGCATTGATTTTAACCAATGATGGGGAACTGACCTATGGACTTACCCATCCCAGTCATAGTATTACTAAGACCTATCGTGTTGTTGTTCAAGGCCGTCCTCCAGCAACAGTTCTCAAAAAGTGGAGTCAGGGTATAGTTCTGGAAGGAAGAATCACAAGACCTGCTCAAGTGCGCTTAATTGAAACTTATATTGATCAAAGCTGGTTAGAGATCGTTTTACAGGAAGGAAGAAACCGTCAAATTCGCCGCATAGCCGAACAATTGGGATATCCAGTTATCAAGCTACATCGTACGGCTATTGGTTTAATTCAATTAAAAACCTCAACAACAGCATTTTTGCCATCTGGTAAATATCGTCATCTTAGTGAAGATGAGATGAGTTTTTTAAATAAGCAGATAATTCGCACACCGATTCAGACAAAGCCGAGTTAA
- a CDS encoding LmeA family phospholipid-binding protein translates to MTEPSSPNPNNSRVRIITKVLTSAIKLWLRSQLNQVSHLEVQIEASDRQLLSGYIPGVSISASNAVYQGLRVTQIELEAEKIQLNVAAILKGQPLQLSAIVPVVGKLIITAQDLNNSLSSPLLLTAINDGLIPLLAEYRLNYPFITWEKITLDNQVLILHGIPISETEGAFFNIHLGLELRNGQELQLTQVQVKTDQEVLLERNSPYMINLGTDVDIEKISLLPEQLTCYGRININP, encoded by the coding sequence ATGACAGAACCAAGTTCCCCAAATCCAAATAATAGCAGAGTCAGGATCATTACAAAAGTTTTAACATCAGCGATTAAGCTCTGGTTAAGAAGCCAATTAAATCAAGTATCTCATTTAGAGGTACAGATAGAAGCAAGCGATCGCCAATTACTTTCTGGTTACATTCCTGGAGTATCAATTTCTGCTAGTAATGCAGTGTATCAAGGTCTTCGTGTTACACAAATCGAACTTGAGGCAGAAAAAATCCAACTGAATGTTGCTGCAATATTAAAAGGACAACCTTTGCAATTATCAGCAATAGTCCCTGTGGTTGGTAAGCTGATTATCACCGCACAGGATCTTAATAACTCTCTTTCATCTCCATTATTATTAACGGCTATAAATGATGGACTGATTCCACTATTAGCAGAATACAGGCTAAATTACCCGTTTATTACTTGGGAAAAAATCACCCTTGACAACCAGGTATTGATCCTACACGGTATCCCCATTTCTGAAACAGAAGGGGCATTTTTCAATATTCATTTAGGCTTAGAACTACGCAATGGTCAAGAACTGCAATTAACGCAGGTTCAGGTAAAGACCGATCAAGAGGTGCTTTTGGAAAGGAATTCTCCTTATATGATAAACCTGGGAACAGATGTTGATATCGAAAAAATTTCCCTGCTGCCAGAACAATTAACTTGTTATGGACGTATTAATATTAACCCATAA
- a CDS encoding phosphatidate cytidylyltransferase, which yields MPWPRIISGIIAIIMALSATLLGGWYFTIAIAIVVFLGQQEYFNLVRSRGITPSVKTTMIVSQVLLAICTLNGSLADAIMPIAGTLICFYLLFQPKLATIADISASIMGLFYVGYLPSYWVRLRGIDHAISSNLPLGGYWPSNWQDIGQGNLTAFPAGLTATILTFLCIWAADIGAYTFGKFFGKTRLSDISPKKTVEGAVFGITASVAVAMVGAYLLHFPHWLITGVTLGLIIGIASLLGDLTESLLKRDAGVKDSGQLIPGHGGILDRTDSYIFTAPLVYYFVTLLLPLLEKTL from the coding sequence ATGCCCTGGCCTCGAATTATTAGTGGAATTATTGCGATTATCATGGCGCTATCTGCAACCCTCTTAGGGGGTTGGTATTTTACGATAGCGATCGCTATTGTCGTATTTTTAGGTCAACAAGAATATTTTAATTTGGTCCGTTCTCGCGGCATCACACCCTCAGTCAAAACTACTATGATTGTTAGTCAAGTTCTACTGGCAATTTGTACCCTGAATGGTAGTTTAGCTGATGCAATTATGCCCATAGCCGGGACACTTATTTGTTTTTATTTACTATTTCAACCCAAATTAGCCACCATTGCGGATATTTCCGCTTCTATTATGGGTTTGTTTTATGTCGGTTACTTACCAAGTTACTGGGTCCGCTTACGAGGAATTGATCATGCTATTAGCAGTAATTTACCTTTAGGTGGTTATTGGCCATCTAATTGGCAAGATATTGGACAAGGTAATTTAACTGCCTTCCCCGCGGGTTTAACTGCGACTATCCTCACGTTCTTATGTATTTGGGCTGCGGATATTGGCGCTTATACTTTTGGTAAATTCTTCGGGAAAACGCGATTATCAGATATTAGTCCCAAAAAAACTGTAGAAGGTGCTGTTTTTGGCATTACTGCCAGTGTCGCTGTTGCTATGGTAGGAGCTTACCTTCTCCATTTTCCCCATTGGTTAATCACTGGTGTCACATTAGGTCTAATTATTGGTATCGCTAGTTTGTTGGGTGACTTAACAGAATCCTTGCTGAAACGTGATGCCGGTGTCAAAGATTCAGGTCAATTAATCCCTGGTCATGGGGGGATTTTAGATCGCACCGATAGCTATATTTTCACTGCTCCTCTAGTGTATTATTTCGTTACATTACTTTTACCTTTATTAGAAAAAACGCTGTAA
- the cbiT gene encoding precorrin-6Y C5,15-methyltransferase subunit CbiT → MPSPLWPYITPGIPDELFENLPGIPLSQRELRLLIISQLRLEANSVLWDIGAGTGTIPIEVSLLCPHGRVIAIERDEDVANLIRRNCDRFEVKNVEVIEGSAPECLDQIKLLPDRICIEGGKAIQEIVQAAWQYLPTSGRVVATAASLESLYAISQSFSQLRVRNIEVVQSAVNRLETRGYSQTFVAADPIFILSGEKLD, encoded by the coding sequence ATGCCTTCCCCACTTTGGCCTTATATTACCCCAGGTATTCCCGACGAATTATTTGAGAATTTACCAGGTATTCCCCTCAGTCAGCGAGAATTAAGATTGCTGATAATTTCCCAACTGCGACTAGAAGCCAATTCGGTATTGTGGGATATTGGCGCAGGAACAGGTACAATTCCTATAGAGGTGAGCTTATTGTGTCCCCACGGACGAGTGATTGCTATCGAAAGAGATGAGGATGTTGCGAACCTAATTAGACGCAACTGCGATCGCTTTGAAGTCAAAAACGTCGAAGTAATTGAAGGTAGCGCCCCAGAATGCTTAGATCAAATCAAGTTACTACCTGATCGGATCTGCATTGAAGGTGGAAAAGCCATACAGGAAATTGTCCAAGCGGCCTGGCAATATTTACCAACATCTGGCCGAGTGGTCGCTACTGCTGCTAGTCTAGAAAGTCTGTATGCTATTTCTCAAAGCTTTTCTCAGTTGAGAGTTAGGAATATTGAAGTTGTCCAGTCAGCGGTAAATCGCTTAGAAACACGGGGCTATTCTCAAACCTTTGTAGCAGCCGATCCCATTTTCATTCTTAGTGGTGAAAAATTAGATTAA